AAATTCTACTGAAAAAGTTATAGTTCCTGTTTTTTTATTTGAGGAAACAGAAATTAAGTCTTCTAACAATTCGGCTCCATCTAGAATTGTGGGAATATCTTCTGGTTCAAGATCTTGTCTCCAAGTATTCCTACTTTCGTCCCATAAATCCTTGAACAAGACAGGCATAAGGTTTAATTTCTCAATCACTCTTTCCCTTAAAGTTCTGCTTTTTAAAACGGACTCAACGGTTACTTTATCTGCAACAGATGGTAGGGGTACTGGAAGACCTTCCAGTATTGAGGGTAAATTTGTTTTTTCTCCGCCTATAGGAAATATCACAGCTTCGGTTTTGTAAACCGGAGGAGCTATGAATACATATGCAACCGCACCTGCAATAAAGATAACTAGAGTAAGCAGTATAACCCTGAACCTTTTTTTAAGTACAACCCAGAGCTCATATAGATCTATTTCATCTTCCTCGTACATCGGATATCCTAACTTCTCACTCTTCCGATCAATACTCTTTTCTTCCATACTGGATATCATTTTATATGATGCTAAATTGAGTGTCCGTATAAATTTTAAACTTACAATGGCAAAGATTGAAACGATAGAAGATCTCAGGAAATATATAGAAGATTTTTTCAAACGGAGAAACAAGAAGGTAAAGGTTATACTTTTTGGTTCCAGAGCACGGGGAACGCATACATCATATTCAGATGTGGATATTGCTATTTTGTCGGATGAAAATATAGATAACGATCTGATACTACTTAGAGAAGAAATAGAAAACTCATTGTTGCCTCAGAAAGTTGATATAGTCGGCTTTTCAAAACTTGAGGAGAGTTTTAAAGAAGAAATCCTAAAAGAGGGAAAAGTGTGGATAGACTTAACAAAATCCTAAAAGACTTTTCTTCAGCGGTAAATAGATTAGAAAAAGCGATAAATAAAGCAAAAGAATTTAAAGGATCAGAGGAGTACTCCTTTTACAGAGATTCTGCCATACAAAGATTCGAGTTCACGTTTGAATTAATGTGGAAAGTACTGAAAGTATTTCTCGAAAAAGAAGGAATACTCTGTAGATCGCCTAGAAGTTGTATAAGAGCTTTCTTTAACGCAGGCTATTCCACAGAAGAAGAAACAAGACTTATGCTAAAAATGGTAGAGGATAGAAACTTAACCGTACACACTTACAACGAAAAGCTTGCTGAGGAAATATTCAGCAGACTTGAGAGCTACGTAAAGATCTTTCGAAGCATTTATGAAACAATTGAGGATGGATCACATTAGATATGAGTCAAGTATTGTTAACCTCAATTTACGAAATACTTGTTGCTTTTTTTATTTGCTTTAAAGTACAATATTTGAAAGCAAGGGATTAGTTTACCTGAATGAATGATGAGCTTTTTAAAAGCTACACACTGCAGGATTATATAAGAATGGTTGGAGAAGCTGTAAGTAAAGCTCTTGAAAATAAAGACAGCTTTATCATATTCTTCGGTAAGGAAATCTGAGGAGGACTTCCGACATAGATGTGGGAATTTACTGCGGAAAGAAACTTGACCTTTGACTTACGTGAAGATACTGGAAGAGATTGAAGCTCTGCTGATGCTGAGAAAAAAAAAGAAAAGATTTATAAGGCAATAAAGAAAGTGCGGGTAGCTTTTAGAAAAGAGATAAAGGGAAAAAGTGATTATGGGAATTGAGGAAAAACTTACTACTGCTTCTAAGATTAAAAGCCTTCTTAACATTCGGGAACAGGAAAAGGTTTTAGATGCATTAATAAGATCCTCTTTTATTAATATATTAGCAAGAGGTTTTGGCTATTTAAAACACGTAACAATTGCAGTTGTTCTAGGGTTTAACCTTCAAACTGATGCTTTTTTTATGGCATTATCACTTATAGGTATATTTCTTATTTTTGCGGATGTTTTTGATTCCATAGGTGTTCCAAATTTGGTTGACGCAAGATTAAAAAGTCAGGAGGAGTTTAAGAAATTATCTGGATTGCTTTTTACCTTTACACTAATATTAACTTTTTTAACAGGATTCTTAGCAATAGGTTTCTATCCATTCGTTCTTAAAATTCCTGTAGGATTTAATATGGAAGCTTTATCATATACGCAAGTGGCATATTTTTTACTACTTCCATACTTGCTTTTTAATTTTCTATTTCACCACTTTGGTGCTGTTCTCAGAAGTGTAAGAAGATTTACAGTTTACTTTGTAGGGGAATTTTTATTTTCCTTTTTTAGTTTTTTATTTATTTTCTTAGGTTTGATTTTTTATAATAAATGGCTTGTTTTACCATTGTCAATTTCATTTGCACAAATAATTGCCACACTTTATATGTTTTATGTAGGAAGAGAATTTATTCATATAAATTTTTTTCTAAATCAGACTAC
The genomic region above belongs to Aquifex aeolicus VF5 and contains:
- the mntA gene encoding type VII toxin-antitoxin system MntA family adenylyltransferase antitoxin — encoded protein: MSVRINFKLTMAKIETIEDLRKYIEDFFKRRNKKVKVILFGSRARGTHTSYSDVDIAILSDENIDNDLILLREEIENSLLPQKVDIVGFSKLEESFKEEILKEGKVWIDLTKS
- a CDS encoding HI0074 family nucleotidyltransferase substrate-binding subunit, with translation MDRLNKILKDFSSAVNRLEKAINKAKEFKGSEEYSFYRDSAIQRFEFTFELMWKVLKVFLEKEGILCRSPRSCIRAFFNAGYSTEEETRLMLKMVEDRNLTVHTYNEKLAEEIFSRLESYVKIFRSIYETIEDGSH
- a CDS encoding lipid II flippase MurJ, which translates into the protein MGIEEKLTTASKIKSLLNIREQEKVLDALIRSSFINILARGFGYLKHVTIAVVLGFNLQTDAFFMALSLIGIFLIFADVFDSIGVPNLVDARLKSQEEFKKLSGLLFTFTLILTFLTGFLAIGFYPFVLKIPVGFNMEALSYTQVAYFLLLPYLLFNFLFHHFGAVLRSVRRFTVYFVGEFLFSFFSFLFIFLGLIFYNKWLVLPLSISFAQIIATLYMFYVGREFIHINFFLNQTTKKILNHFFYLSALYGVLHLFIVIDRAFGSLLGEKSISAIHYGLIVASIPRGIIRLENIAITSLSESKGDIKKLNFYIKRILIVSGISLLFFFVFAEIIVKLLFGYGAFTQMDLILTVEATRFYSLSLPFMFLWPILYRVFQIKENLKPVFFIAISGITVNGILNYFFVLKLNYGIKGIALGTLGAYIVICSLSYIILYYKYRRN